A window of Anaerolineae bacterium genomic DNA:
GAGCGGGGACGGCCGGTGCGGCTGTTGGGCGTGGGGATGCAGCAGCTCCGCACCACTGGTTGGCAGTTGAGCCTTCTGCCGGCGGATGAGGAGGAGACACTGCGCCGGCGACAGCGCGCCTTGTACCAAGCGGTGGATTCCATTCGACAGCGCTTCGGCGAGAAGGCGCTCCGCAGGGCGCGGCTCCTGCGCCGGCCGCGCGGCTAAAAGGCCAGCGGAACCGGCCCCAAGACCCCGATCTCCTCCAGCGTGACACGACAGCGCACCGCCAGCACCCGCACGCCGGCATCGCGGGCTTCCCGCAGTGCCCGGCCAAACGCCGGGTCCGCGGCATCGTGCGGGGCAAAGGATTCCGCATCCTCCCGCTGTACCACAAACACCACTGCACTGCAGATGCCTTCCTGCGCCAGTCGCGCCAGCTCCATCATGTGCCGGCGGCCGCGCTCCGTAGGGGCGTCGGGGAAGCGAGCGATGCCCTCCTCCACCAGGGTGACCGATTTGACCTCCACCCAGCAGGCACTGCCGTCGCCGGCCTCGAAGCGCAGGTCCAACCGGCTGGCCCCATGAACCGTCTCCGTCCGGACCCGCTGATATG
This region includes:
- the sfsA gene encoding DNA/RNA nuclease SfsA, producing RRDNRFRAAVRVGGVPCAVHVPNSGRLGELFIPGAPAYIRLHPDPRRKTAGDLILVEHAGRLVCVDARLPPRLLVDAWQAGRLPAFQAYQRVRTETVHGASRLDLRFEAGDGSACWVEVKSVTLVEEGIARFPDAPTERGRRHMMELARLAQEGICSAVVFVVQREDAESFAPHDAADPAFGRALREARDAGVRVLAVRCRVTLEEIGVLGPVPLAF